The Brassica rapa cultivar Chiifu-401-42 chromosome A10, CAAS_Brap_v3.01, whole genome shotgun sequence genome segment GTTTGTTTAATTCAGACGTTTCTGTCTCAGACTGAACTTAACCgagaacaaaaatgaaaataaagtgAAAAGGGGGCCCATATGCTCGATCATAGAGAGTTGTTACTAGGTTCTCTTCGAACTATGATGTGATCGTGTGACATCACCTTGACATATACTAGTGTCATCAACTAGTAAAAAATATGTCCCAATTAAAGAATTGTCACTACCGAGCAGACTTAATCGAAATGCTATGGGCTTGCAGATTAGTTTTGAACTTTTTGATTGAGAATATGGTACacttgaaaaatgaaaatatggtTGTTGTTTTTCATGACAAACGGCTattttattactcaaacttgaggtggtctgtaTAGCCAGACTGGAATAGAACAATTTATCATCTATGAAAATATGGTTGTCAAGAGAATTACAACACATTACAAAATAATTGTAACGCCTCATTCCTTAATACTCTTTACTTTACAAAACAATATGAAGCCCACCAACACAAAAGCCAGATGTCTGTCTCTCTCGCTCCCAACAACCACCGCACTAGCCtcgtctctctttcttctcccaCTACCAGTTTTTCGGTGTCACTTTCCAAAGATAGAAAacataaatgtaattaataaaaagaaCTAGAGTTAAATTTTACTATAGTTTAATCGTTAGATTCTTATTCGTTATACGTCATGTATATAAAAACGGTTAAATCCAATTGTGAAAACTCTTAAGCAAACTTATTTCTACAATGTGTAGAAATACTTTTAATCCTTATGTGAATATAGGATGCTTAAACCCTATTCACATTTGTCtctcttaaaaaaaaactctattcacatttgtttgtttttcttatcTTCACATTGTCAATGAAAATTACCTCTATTCTTGTGTTTCACGCGGTTTCCTAAggttaataatgataaaaagaaattgaaaaaaagTTTGGACAGGAAAAGAAGAGAAAGCAACCTTTGTTTGTATCTATTATGATTTGTTCTTATTTGTCATGTGACTGCAAATACACCCATATCtacatatattttcatatataaaagaGATGATAATCTAATTGAGGCACCCACTTGGATTCAACAAACTGTTTCTTAGTTTTAATCCTCTCCCAAAAAAgaacatagattttgagatcCAAACAGATATGAGAGACACCAACAACACAAGAGAAGGAGATAGAAACGGTTCTTCAAAACACCAACCACAAGAAGCTCATATGTCTTTGAAGCTCATAGATTCATGTCTGAGGCTAAGTGTGATTCCTCTCAGTGTTGCAACCATCTGGCTAACTGTCACTATTCACCAATCCAACCCTGACTATGGCAATCTAGACTACAACTCCATCATGGGTCTCAAGTATAAACTCGttaatttctttcgtttttgagtgataatcatatttattattACTATTTAGTTGTTATCAAGTATACTCCGTCATGACTCTCAACTGTACTCTTTGATttctttcattctttttttttgtaaactaaaacTTCTTTCATTTTTCACTATGGCAAATTTATTATTGTTTAGATGTTATTGTTTAGTTTGTTATTTAGACTAATTGCTTTGCTCTCTGCAGATATATGGTTGGTGTTAGTGCTATATGTGGTATTTATGCTCTGCTATCTACTATTTCTTCATGGGTCACAATTTTAGTCTCCAAAGCTTGGCTCTTCTTTGTCCCTGACCAGGTTTTTTGACTTCTTAAATCTATTTCTCCGCTCTCATTTTTTTCTCCCAGTCATTAATACAATCTAGTATTCGATTTCTTACACAAGTGAACAATTTTGCGTGTGTAAAGGTCTTAGCTTATTTGATGACCACATCGGTAGCAGGAGCAACAGAGATAGTGTATTTACTTAACAAAGGAGACAAAACAGTGACATGGAGTGAAGTTTGTTCCTCTTATCCACACTTCTGTTCAAAACTCACAATTGCTTTGGGGCTTCATGTCTttgttctcttctccttcttatTTCTCTCTGTTATTTCTGCTTATAGAGCTTTTAGTGTCTTTGATCCACCTTGTGATTCTCAAACCAATGGTCATGCTTAATTAGTCAGTATTGAATCTTGTTTGCAGCTTTGGAGTCCATATATATTTCGATGTTGCTAGTGTTTTAACTTTCTTCTCAAAGTAATATGATTTGTTTTACCTTTTCTTTATTCTTCATTTGATgttgtttttattattcaaatcgaagtgatttttaatattagaagcactttatatacatattatttcattcagattaaatattttagtcttgatttttatacttaaaaaacttttaatgGAATATCATGACAAGATTCCAATCACATCCTTTTAAGTTTGTTCGAAAAATGAGAGATTTGATCCTTTgtctaatatttgtttattcTCATTATCCAATCTAGCTATTGTAATTGTAAAAATGAgagatttgaattatttttttttataattttatggtTTATCATTTAATCAATCAAATAGTTTTTACTTTATACATAGTTTACGTATACTAgaatgataaaatattatatatataatattttatcaatatacTCTTAAGTAACAAAACTTCAAAAgcgtaaattaataaaataagtaatttattttgttattctagaattagatgatttttagatCGAACTAGTGAATAAATATTacacatacatttatattttgagtCTGCACTTATATACTATAACAGGTTGATATATTAGGTTTGAACACTAACATGTGAATGGAGTTTGCCagtaattttcttcaaaaatttgATTCTTAAATATGTATCTTGAGTTGAAATCAAAtgttcatatttttaaattgacacttatgtaactcactaaattgaaagaaaaaataaaataaaaaacaaaactcatatcAATGAAACAGAATCGAGAACATAAACACAATTTTATGctagaaaataaaatcatttatggagagtcaatagtaaatAAATCGAGGGCAAAAAATCTAATCTTCTTTTGTTATTTTACAATCGATGTTGTCTATCTGGTTTTTATGATTTGTATCAGCGgcaaaacttaattttcttttgtgcatatgaaatcctaaaaataattaaaatgagttgTAATACGTTAACTCTTCAATAACAATAATACATTTAAGAGATCAATATTTGTATTCGTTATTTTACAATCAATAATAattgtagtgttgcaaaatattaaaattatttaatgaaCAAATATTAGTATAAAAAATCCACCACGCACATGCGCACGGAACTCACTTCACACATGCGCCCGAATTATCATTCAGTgggtgtatatataaataaatctcGTAATCTGACAATAGTGGgtgtatataaataaatctcGTAATCTGACAATGTTTGACAAAAGATGATAGCCTGCACTTGGTAATTTGTAAAGTGTTTAGTCGACCTCAAGGTATGGTGCAAAGGTGTTTTATCGACCTAGCTTAACAGACATACGGCCCATACCCTCAAATTAAGTGTACTTTTATCGAGAGGTTCTCGTATTGTGAAACTTAGGATCATCACCACATCGGATTTTTTTGGAACTTCCAAAACTCTTTAGTTACTTACATTAAGAGTTGTTTCCAgggtttaataattttttttggtgtacATTAGAGAGAGATATAATTGGTTTCCAaagttgttaattttttttggtgtacGTGTTTAAATTCATACCATTTTACACaatggaaaagaaaaataaagactGGTTGATTTAATAAGTTATGTGGAATTTGATTTGTTGAGAATTTGGCTGGTAAAACTCTGATTGGTAACTGTAATTCGTTAATTATGGCGATTCGGTAACTACCATAGTTGGTTCTAATATCTACATCGGGAAGACGAGCTATTTCCCCATGAGAAGTATCGTATAGCACCATATGTCTCTCAAACTATGATCTCATTCTAGATGTCTCCGAAATAAAAGTTCTAAACCTATTTTTCCATTAAACTTAAGCTTACTATTTATATCTCCATAGATTAAAAGTTCGAAATCCATGACCccataaaattaaattacttggtttaaaaattttattgataaaccaaaaccatcaaaattttaataataaaccaaactaaaccaaattcaaaaattaaaccTGActctacaaaaaaataaaacaaaccaaCGCTTTTGGTCTTCTTATTCCTTCATCAATCTGTAACCATGGTTGAATTCAAAGACTCAGCAATTTTCAAAAACCCAGCTTGAAGCCATAGTAGAAGTAGTCGAGAAATCAAAATCATAAACCCACAAAgtttcttcctttttcttttacttCTACGTGAGACTTGTCTTCTCTAATCCATTGATGTTCTGtctaaatattattaaacttGAGACACTAATGACAGTTTCCTCCAATTAAGAGATTTGATTTATTCAGAATGGGGCTGAAGGAGAAGACATAAAGAAACAATGTGTTAATGGTGATAGAGGTGGTGGGGCCGTTGAATCAAAACTTGTAAACCATTGGGTTAATGGTGATACCaatctctttatctctcttGAAGAACATGTCTGTATTTTTAGCGACGAGATTAACAAGCATATCCAAAACaatgagagaagaaagaagaaatcaATTAATGGAAGCAATACATATGTAGATGAAGAAGTGATTGGTTAGGGATTAGGTGAAGAAAAAATTGGGTAAAATCTGGGGAAAAAGGGGTGAGGAAGAGGATGATGGTCGGGTCACGCTTTTTAATTGGTTTAACTGAATTAGGTGTCGGCTCTATTTacgagttttttttgtttggttttgtgattAAACCGAAAATTGTCTTAACCAATATCAAATTGAGTTTCATGGAGAAATATGTTTAGAACTTTTATTTCGAAGACATCTAGAATGAGGTCATAGTTTGGGAGATATATGGTACTATACGATACTTCTCATGGGGAAATAGCTCGTCTTCCCATCTACATCATGATTGGTGGATACAACAATCTTGAGCCCTCCTCTAGG includes the following:
- the LOC103844948 gene encoding CASP-like protein 2D1, which codes for MRDTNNTREGDRNGSSKHQPQEAHMSLKLIDSCLRLSVIPLSVATIWLTVTIHQSNPDYGNLDYNSIMGLKYMVGVSAICGIYALLSTISSWVTILVSKAWLFFVPDQVLAYLMTTSVAGATEIVYLLNKGDKTVTWSEVCSSYPHFCSKLTIALGLHVFVLFSFLFLSVISAYRAFSVFDPPCDSQTNGHA